CCGAGTCGGTCAGGGCCAGCAGGGGGTGCAAGACTAAACGGTCAAAGCCCAAGGTCAGGGTCAGGATGACTAGAATCAGAATCAGCGCGCCGCCCACCAGGGCCAGGTTGATGATGTCCGAAGACAGGATTCCCTCGGCCGCAGGGTTGACGCTGCTGACCACGGTCCAGCCAAGTTCCGGAAGGTGCGCCAGCGCCATCATGCGCGTTCCGTGCTGCGTGGCAACCTGCAGCGAACTCACATCCGTCCCTCTGCGCCGTATTTCGGCCAGGGAGCGGGCGAGAGTCTCGCGGTCGCGGTTTTCGCTCAGTTCAGCGAAAACGGTGCGTGAGGTGTCATGCTTGTCCATGGCCCCGTACTCGATTCTGGCCGCGTCGGGATGGGCCACGATGCGCCCCTGTGCGTCGACAATAAAGCTCATGGCCCCGGCTGAACGTGCCACGAGCATGGTTTTCAGAAATCTGTCCAATTGCATGCCGGTGCCAACCAGACCCAGAGGCATGCCCGCCGCGTTGCGGACCTGCACGTTGATCCACAGATTGGTCACTTTGAGCGTGGCGTCGGGGTTGATGTTGAGCGTGTAGGGAATCGCGTGGTTCATGGTCGAAAAATACCATCCGTCATCGCTTTTGGTCCGATCGAGGGTGTATCGGTACCTGGCGCTGGGGCTTTTGGGGTCGGCATAATAATAGGCCAGCGTGCGATGATGTATGACAAAATAGGATTGGTCGGCGAAAGCTTGCCGAAACCCTGCGGCTTCGGCTAAAAAACGGGTCCGGGCCGGAGCTTCCTGCTCTTTCAAAAGCCAGTCCATAAGGGCGCTTAGGCCGGCAAAACGCTGGGCCATGGCCAGTTCCCGGCCAACCAGCGCCTGGATCTTTTCGCGGGTCAGCTGCGCTTCGGCGACGGCCAGCCTGCGGCTCAGGTCCGTGGTCAGGTCGTGCATAATCCGTTGGCCGATGGTCACGGAGAGCAGAAGCACCGCAGACGATATGACCAGAAGCAGGAGCCCTATTTTGCGGCGCAGGCCAGTGGCACGATGTCGGAGGGACTGCGGATCTGGGTGGGGACAAGGGGAATCGGTCATTGTATGTGCTGCGTGCTCCATTGCGTCAGTCATCGAATATTATGTCAAATTTTCAGTAGATTGCAATGCTTGCGGGGTGTTGTCAACGACATCTGTCGCCATGCGATGGTTTTATCCATTACGCCATAAGGTATTGTGCTTATGGGTGTTCGTGAAGTATCCAGTGTATGACGACGTGCTGCGATATTGTTTTGTCTGGTGATCTGAAGATCCTGCGCAATGCGGCTCGGGCCATGGCTGAGACCACGCCGTCCATCAAGAACCCGCGTATCGTCTGCGGGCATTTTGCGTTGGCTAGCCAGGGCGTTGGGCTTTCGGCGTCCTGTTTCGTCATCACGACTCATGGCGACTCATGGCGACATGGATGTGGATTCCGCGCCGGTAAGGGGCATGTGTGTTCATATCGAATTTCCCTGCAGGCACGCGGGGCGGAAATATTGCCGCGTTCTTAACAGAAATACAGCTAACGCCAGGGTAGAGATATGACTTTTTTCGAAAAGATCGCGCTGACCAGATCGCGGATGGTCGAGGTGCTGGAGCGTTTCGGCCCCGGCGCGGCCGTGGGCTGGACCGGGGGCAAGGACTCCACGGTGGTGTTGGCTCTGTGGCGGGAACTGCTCGCGGCCAAGAGGCCAGGCGCTTCCGTGCGGGCCCTGAATTTGGATACGGGCTGCAAGTTTCCGGAGGTGCTCGCCTTTCGCGACCGGCTGGCCCGCGAGTGGGATTTGGAACTGCACATTGTCCGGCCCGGTGTCGATCTGTCCCGCTATCCGCTGGCTGTTGACCCGGTGGCCTGCTGCGGCGATTTGAAGATCCGTCCTTTGAATGAGGCCGTGCGGGGCTTGTCCATCCCGGCCCTGTTGACCGGGGTGCGCGCCGACGAGAATCGGGATCGGGCGAACCGGCCCTGGCTGGAAGATCACGGCGACCACGTCCGGGTTCTGCCCATTCTGGAATGGACGGAACTGGACATCTGGACCTTCATGACGCGCGAGTCGATCCCCTGGTGCACGCTTTACGATCAGGGCTACCGCTCGCTTGGCTGCATGCCCTGCACCTCCCGCTCGGGCCATGGCGAGCGTTCGGGCCGCGACGCGGCCAAGGAAGAGCGCATGGGGCAACTGCGGAGCTTGGGGTATTTTTAGGGCGTTTGGGGAAAAGCCGTCTCCATGCGGTCGCGTCCCGGTTCGTCCCGGCCAAGGACCGTCGAAACTCCTTCGCTGGCCTCGTAGAGTCGAACCATTACGTGCGGATTTGACAGGGCGAGGCAGCGCGACCGGCAATGGTTCGACAAACGATGCCTGGCTCAGTCAGACAGTCGATGGCCTTGACCGGGACGGACCGAGGCGCTCGGAACGATCGTTGGTGGGGGAAGAATTTCTGTCTCTTTGTATGTGAGCCAGCTTTCTTTTGTCCGGCAGAGGCGGTTGGAAATTTAGGATTTCCCGTCCTTGGCTTTGAAGACCAAATTCATTACGCTCCCCCGCCATGACGCAAAACGATCCATCCGTACTTTTTCCTCGCGTAAGGACCCGCTCCCTCTTTGTGGGCGGAGTTGGCATTGGTGGGGACAACCCTGTGCGTGTGCAGTCCATGACCAACACAGATACCCGTGACGTGGACGCGACCCTGTCCCAGATCAAGGCCCTGGCCGGGGCCGGCTGCGAGATCGTGCGCCTGGCCGTGCTTGATCTGGAAGCGGCCATGGCCCTCAAAACCATCTGCGCCGCCACGCCCGTACCGCTTATCGCCGATATCCATTTTGATTCCCGTTTGGCCGTGCAGGCCGTCGAGGCGGGCGTGAAGGGCCTGCGCATCAACCCCGGCAATATCGGCGGCCCGGACAAGGTCGATCGCGTGGTGGACGCGGCCCGCGCGGCGGGAGTGCCCATCCGCATCGGCGTGAACAGCGGTTCCGTGGACAAGGAACTGCTCAAAAAGCACGGCGGCCCGACCCCTGCGGCCATGGTCGAGAGCGCTTTGGAACATGTGCGGTTGCTGGAAGAGCGCAAGTTCGGGGACATCAAGATTTCGCTCAAATCCTCAAGCGTTCTGGGCACTATCGCGGCCTATCGGCTCATGGCGAAGACCGTGGATTATCCGCTGCACATCGGCGTGACCGAGGCCGGTACGGCCATGCGAGGGGCGGTCAAATCGTCGGTGGGCCTGGGCATCCTGCTGGCCGAGGGCATCGGCGACACGCTGCGGGTTTCGCTCACCGCCGATCCCGTGGAGGAAATGCTCGTGGCCTGGGAGATCCTGCGCGCTCTGGGACTTCGGTCCAGAGGACCGGAGATCGTCTCCTGCCCGACCTGCGGCCGCACCGAGATCGGGCTCATCGAACTGGCGAATGCCGTGGAAGACAGGCTGCGCGGGGTGGAGGACGTCTTCACCGTGGCGGTCATGGGCTGCGTGGTCAACGGGCCTGGCGAGGCGCGGGAGGCGGACATCGGCGTGGCCGGTGGCCGCGAGTCGGGCCTCATCTTCCGCAAGGGCGAGGTCGTGCGCAAGGTCAAGGGCCGCTCGGAGCTCTTGCCCGCCTTCATGGAAGAGCTGGAGAAATTTCTGGAGGAGCGGCGGGGTGTGGCATGAAAGCCCGCCAGCTGATTCCGGCTGAGGGAAATGCCTGCCGCACGGGGGTGAGACATGCCTGGTAAGGATTTTCAGGACCGCGCCGTCGGGGCCATCATGGGGGCCTTCATAGGCGACGCCTTGGCTCTGGGACCGCATTGGTACTACAATCTGGACGACCTGCGCCGCGACTACGGCGATTGGATCACCGGCTATACCGACCCCAAGCCCGGCCGTTACCATGCAGGCTTGAGGGCCGGACAGCAGTCCCAGGCGGGATTCATCCTTGAACTGACGCTGGCCTCTCTGGTGGAGCGCGGCGGGTATGATGCCGAGGATTTCTGCCAGCGCATGGACCATGAGCTGTTTCCCCTGCTCGACGGCACGCCCGTGAGCGGACCGGGGAGCTACACCAGCCAGTCCATTCGCGAGGCCTGGCGGCGGCGCGTCAAACAAAAGCTGCCGTGGGGACAGACCGCGGGACAGGCCGATACCACCGAGGCCATCGAACGCACCCTGGCCATCGCGGTGCGCTACGCCCTTGATCCCGCGCAGCTTGCCACGGCCGTGGCCGGTAACGCCGCCCTGACCCAGGCTGACGACCTCGTCCTGTCCCTGACCGTGGCCTTCGGCGCCGTGCTCGGGCAACTGGTGCAGGGACATCCGCTGGATGCGACGATTTCCGACCGGCTTATGAAGCTGGTCAAGACCGGGGAGCTGCCGTTTCACGCCGTGACGCGCGAGAACCTGCAGCCGCCACGGCCGGGTGATCCCGATCCGCCGCGCGCCGGGCGTTTCGCGTCTCCGGACGCGCTCCTGTCCCCGGCGTACATGGCCGCCGCGGCTGCGGACCCAGGCGTGCGCATCGAACCGGCCTGGAAGGTCTCCCTGGTCTATGGCATGCCCTGCGCCATCTACCATCAGCTGCCCGCAGCCTACTATCTTGCGGCGCGCTTCCGTGACGACTTTGAATCCGCCGTGCTCCATGCGGTGAACGGCGGCGGACAGAACCAAGCCCGCGCTATCCTGACCGGCGCCCTGGTCGGAGCTCAGACGGGATTTTCCGGCATCCCCTGGCGCTTCACGGACGGCCTTGTGCGAGGCACCGACCTGCTGGAGCTTGCGGAGAGGCTGGCGGAGCAGGCGGCGGGGGAGGGCCGTTGAGTTCCAAACTTTTTCACTACGGTTCCCTTTTGGGAAAGATCAAGTCTCGTATCCGCTCGGCGCAGGCGAAAGCGGCGCTTTCCGCTAACGCGGAGATGATAGCCATGTATTGGGACATCGGGCGGATGATCCATAATCGTCAAGTTGAAGAGGGGTGGGGGGCGGGCGTCATTCCTCGGCTGGCTGCGGATTTGAAAAATGAACTACCTGAAGTTAAAGGATTTTCTGAACGAAATCTGAAGTACATGATTCGTTTTGCTCGAGAATATGGTAAGGATTTGGATGATGGGTTTCTTTCTTCGCGGGCAATTGTGCAGCAGCCTGCTGCACTTTTCGCAGATGGCGATGATCGAGGACCAATTGTGCAGCAGGTTGCTGCACAATCGGAAATGCCCCTTGCCGTCATATTGGGGCTGCCGTGGTTTCATCACATAACCCTCTTGGAGAAGGTCAAGGATCCGTCCGTTCGGGCATGGTATGCGTGGCGGGCACTGGAGCAGGGCTGGAGTCGGGATGCGCTTATGGCCCAGATCAGGGGGCAGGTACACAAGCGTCAGGGCAGCGCAGTTACAAACTTCATCGCGACCTTGCCGGCCATCCATGCTGATCTGGCGCAGCGACTTCTCAAGGATCCTTACCTCTTTGATTTTTTGACTATCGAGGAACCGTTTCACGAACGGGAACTGGAAACCAGTCTTGTCCGGCATCTGGAGAAATTTCTTCTTGAACTGGGGGCGGGTTTTGCGTTTGTCGGACGCCAGTATCACTTGGCGATAAGTGACCGGGATTTTTATCTTGATCTGCTGTTCTACCACTTGAAGCTGCGCTGTTTCATCGTGATTGAACTGAAGAAGGGCGACTTCAAACCCGAGTACGCCGGGAAAATGAATTTTTATTGTTCCGTGGTCGATGACCAGCTCAGAAACGAAAGCGACAACCTGACCATTGGCTTGATTCTGTGTCAGACCAAAGACAGGATCCTGGCGGAATACACGTTGCGCGACATGCACAAGCCTATTGGTATTTCCGAATACGAATTGACTCGGTCATTGCCGGAGAACTTCAAGTCTGCATTGCCTACCGTGGAAGAGATTGAAGCGGAATTGGACGGGCTTGGCAGTGGGGAACGAATTTGAGCCGTAACAGACCATGTTCTATTCAGTAACTCATTAATTTATCTATATTCCTCGAGGAGACATTTCATGCTGTTCAGCAAATTCTACGTGCCCACCCTGAAGGAAACCCCGGCCGAGGCC
This DNA window, taken from Desulfomicrobium sp. ZS1, encodes the following:
- the siaA gene encoding biofilm regulation protein phosphatase SiaA (SiaB is a threonine kinase acting on SiaC; SiaA is the matching phosphatase.), producing the protein MTDSPCPHPDPQSLRHRATGLRRKIGLLLLVISSAVLLLSVTIGQRIMHDLTTDLSRRLAVAEAQLTREKIQALVGRELAMAQRFAGLSALMDWLLKEQEAPARTRFLAEAAGFRQAFADQSYFVIHHRTLAYYYADPKSPSARYRYTLDRTKSDDGWYFSTMNHAIPYTLNINPDATLKVTNLWINVQVRNAAGMPLGLVGTGMQLDRFLKTMLVARSAGAMSFIVDAQGRIVAHPDAARIEYGAMDKHDTSRTVFAELSENRDRETLARSLAEIRRRGTDVSSLQVATQHGTRMMALAHLPELGWTVVSSVNPAAEGILSSDIINLALVGGALILILVILTLTLGFDRLVLHPLLALTDSARRLAMGRYETRLQSNRNDEIGALSRAFDSMAAQVQAHTAELEQRVAERTAQLESTHAELATTHRQLTESIRYASLIQRVILPDRQLSERLRGQYFVVWHPRDVVGGDFYLYREQAEGCLFGVIDCAGHGVPGAFMTMIAHAALERATLEQPWNNPAALLESADKAVRSMMPDTKRLERLATSMDIGLCFVEWKTRQVHFSGAHIDLFVAGKTEVKHFRGDRGGINDRRPRPFTCQTLDLEPGNVFYLVTDGILDQSGGDRGLPFGRSGFVTWIRENSGLPLEVQEESLTRELSGYRGDRPQRDDITVLAFRFESPFLTEENAT
- a CDS encoding phosphoadenosine phosphosulfate reductase family protein — protein: MTFFEKIALTRSRMVEVLERFGPGAAVGWTGGKDSTVVLALWRELLAAKRPGASVRALNLDTGCKFPEVLAFRDRLAREWDLELHIVRPGVDLSRYPLAVDPVACCGDLKIRPLNEAVRGLSIPALLTGVRADENRDRANRPWLEDHGDHVRVLPILEWTELDIWTFMTRESIPWCTLYDQGYRSLGCMPCTSRSGHGERSGRDAAKEERMGQLRSLGYF
- the ispG gene encoding flavodoxin-dependent (E)-4-hydroxy-3-methylbut-2-enyl-diphosphate synthase yields the protein MTQNDPSVLFPRVRTRSLFVGGVGIGGDNPVRVQSMTNTDTRDVDATLSQIKALAGAGCEIVRLAVLDLEAAMALKTICAATPVPLIADIHFDSRLAVQAVEAGVKGLRINPGNIGGPDKVDRVVDAARAAGVPIRIGVNSGSVDKELLKKHGGPTPAAMVESALEHVRLLEERKFGDIKISLKSSSVLGTIAAYRLMAKTVDYPLHIGVTEAGTAMRGAVKSSVGLGILLAEGIGDTLRVSLTADPVEEMLVAWEILRALGLRSRGPEIVSCPTCGRTEIGLIELANAVEDRLRGVEDVFTVAVMGCVVNGPGEAREADIGVAGGRESGLIFRKGEVVRKVKGRSELLPAFMEELEKFLEERRGVA
- a CDS encoding ADP-ribosylglycohydrolase family protein translates to MPGKDFQDRAVGAIMGAFIGDALALGPHWYYNLDDLRRDYGDWITGYTDPKPGRYHAGLRAGQQSQAGFILELTLASLVERGGYDAEDFCQRMDHELFPLLDGTPVSGPGSYTSQSIREAWRRRVKQKLPWGQTAGQADTTEAIERTLAIAVRYALDPAQLATAVAGNAALTQADDLVLSLTVAFGAVLGQLVQGHPLDATISDRLMKLVKTGELPFHAVTRENLQPPRPGDPDPPRAGRFASPDALLSPAYMAAAAADPGVRIEPAWKVSLVYGMPCAIYHQLPAAYYLAARFRDDFESAVLHAVNGGGQNQARAILTGALVGAQTGFSGIPWRFTDGLVRGTDLLELAERLAEQAAGEGR
- a CDS encoding YhcG family protein; the encoded protein is MSSKLFHYGSLLGKIKSRIRSAQAKAALSANAEMIAMYWDIGRMIHNRQVEEGWGAGVIPRLAADLKNELPEVKGFSERNLKYMIRFAREYGKDLDDGFLSSRAIVQQPAALFADGDDRGPIVQQVAAQSEMPLAVILGLPWFHHITLLEKVKDPSVRAWYAWRALEQGWSRDALMAQIRGQVHKRQGSAVTNFIATLPAIHADLAQRLLKDPYLFDFLTIEEPFHERELETSLVRHLEKFLLELGAGFAFVGRQYHLAISDRDFYLDLLFYHLKLRCFIVIELKKGDFKPEYAGKMNFYCSVVDDQLRNESDNLTIGLILCQTKDRILAEYTLRDMHKPIGISEYELTRSLPENFKSALPTVEEIEAELDGLGSGERI